Sequence from the Luteibacter aegosomaticola genome:
ACCCCGGCTGGAGTCGATCCCGGGCCTTGCGCGCGTGGATGTATAGGTCGGGTCTGCGACTCGCGTGGCGGCTTGGAACGATTCGTGCGAAATACTCCGGCGGACTAAACCAAGGTGTGATGCGGTAACCGCAGGAAGAGAACGAAACAGCAGGAACGTTCATTTGAGGGCCTTAGGTATTCGGCAACAATTTTGCCAAACCCCTTCCGATCAGAGTCCCACCATGAAATCCTCCCTGCTGTCGGTCGCTATCGCGACCGCACTCCTCTCGTTCGCCCCGATGGCAGCTTTCGCAGCGGCTGGGGACGCGCCGGTCGCGCCGGCCGTCCAGGTCCGTGGCGTGGACCATGTCGGTATCAACGTCCCCGACGTCGACGCCGCGAGCGCATTTTTCCACGACATGTTCGGGTTTGTGCCGGTCACCGAGATGCGCGACATCCCGGTCGACGCAGCCTTCAAGAAGACCTTCCACATGCACGCCGATGCCAAGGTCAAAAGCATCCGCATGCTCCGCGCCGGCGACGGTGCGAACATTGAGCTCTTCCAGTACGAGTCGCCCAGCGCCGTCAAGGAACAGCCGTTCTACGACGACATCGGCGCATCGCATATCGCGCTTTATACCGACAACATCGACGCCGCGGTGGCTTCGCTCCGCGCCAAAGGCGTCACGGTGCTCACCGACCCCATCAAGATGACCCAGGGACCGGCCGCCGGTAACGCCTGGGTGTACTTCCTCACGCCGTGGGGCGCCAAGATGGAGCTCGTGAGCTACCCCAACGGCCAGGCTGGTGAAGCCGCCGCGGGCGTGTACCTGTGGAAAGCACCGGTGAAGGCAACCACCGCACCGCTCGACCGCGCCGTCGTCGACAACCTCGTCAAGCACTACGTCGCGATGCTCAACGATCCGAGTGCGGAGAGTCGCGCTAGCGCGATCGATACGTACTACACGAACGACACCGTCTTCAACGACCCGGAAGGCCTGATCAACGGCAAGGCGGAACTCAACGCGCTCGTCGGCAAGCTCCAGGCCGCGAACAAGGGATTTACCTTCCGCCAGACCGGCGCCGTCGTCGTGCAGAACGGCAGCGTGCGGGTGCCCTGGACGTTCGGTCCCGCCGCACAGCCGAAGAAAATCACCGGCGAGGACATCCTGACCCTCGTTGACGGCAGGATCGCCACGACCACCGTCTTTCTTAACCGCATCGCGCACTGAGGATGGAAACGGCCATGATCCCTACCCCAAGCTCCGCGCTCTATCTCCACTACGTCGTCAAGGAAGGCAAGGTCAATGAACTGCTCGGCCACCTGCGAACCATCCTCGATGAGTGCGCGAAGGAAGACGACTTCATCACGGCGATCCTCCACCAGACGCCGGAACGCCCTCTCGAGCTGACGCTCTACGAACTGTGGCGTGGCACCAGGGAGACATTCGCCCAGACCCAGGGCACGCGCGCCTATCGAAAGGTTTACATGGAAGCGAGCCGGCCGCTTGTAGACAGCGTGCAGGTCAGCTGGGATACGCCCATCCACGTCTGGGGCCAGTTCGGTCCACTCGGCGGCTGACTGCGATCCGTCAATACCCCTCGAAGGGGATGCGTATCCTTGCCAATGCAATAACCTGTGACACACGGGCCTTATTGCCCTCCAAGCCGCATTGACGCCTGGAGCCCCCTTCGTGGAATCCGCTGCAAACAACCGGGTAGAACGCTTTGCGCCGCTACCCGAGAACGTCGTATCGCTGGAGATGCGACAGCATCACTGGCACGGGGCACGCTTTGATGTCCATGAACAACGCAGTGTCGGCCGCGTTTCGTATCACCTGTGCTACGAGAACGAAACGCGGCTTTCTGCCCTGCTGGAGGAAGTCGGAACCGGGCGCGCGGAGCCACGCCTCAGCGCTGACAAACCCTGCACTGTCGAATACCAGCCCCGGCATATGACGCTTGTTCCGGCCGGGATGGATTTGTGGGGGCACTCCGACGATATCCATTACATGAAAGACGCCACCATCGCTTTCGATCTCGACGCACTCGAACAGCGATTCGAAGGGATTTTTAAACGAAGCGCATTCCTGGAGCCACGGATACGCATGGCTGATGAGCGCATTGCTTCCATCCTGCAGCTGCTGAGCGATGCAGTGGGTAGCGATGATCCTTCCGTACAGCTCTATGGTGATGGCCTCATCGCAAGCCTGGTCGCTAGCCTGATGAGCCCGCATCGCCCCGTCGCAACACCCAAGGGCGCGCTAGCCCAGTGGCAGGTGCGGCGGATCACTTCGCACCTCCATGACCGACTCCCGGAACGGGTGGATCTTGCGGAGCTGGCGTCGCTTGCGGGTCTCTCGCCAGCCCATTTCAGCCGGGCATTCAAGCTTTCTACCGGGCTCGCGCCGTATCAATGGCAGCTGGATATGCGAGTGCGCCGCGCGCAGGAGCTCCTGGAAACAAGCAAGCAGACCCTTGATGAGGTCGCAGACGCATGCGGGTTCGCTGATGGTTCGCACTTTGCGCGAACGTTTAAGCGTTTCTCGGGATGCACGCCTTCTGAGTGGCGGCGCCGGCGGTTGTAACTCCCTCTCGATCAGGGTGCGTCGTGGAAAATGATGCCTAGCGTGTGCCGGCGGCCTCGGTGAAGGCGGCTCACGCCGTGCCTCATCTTCACCTGGTAGTCGCCTCGGGTGCCACGCATCGGGCGCACGTCGACGGCGAAAATGACAGCATCCCCCTTCCTTAGCGGTACAACGATCGGCCGGGTCTGCATGCGCGGACGCTGCTCGGTCATCACGAACTCGCCGCCATCGAAGTCCTCGCCAGGCTCGGAGAGCAGCACCGCGACCTGCAGAGGGAAGACGTGCTCGCCGTAGAGGTCCTGATGCAGGCAGTTGTAGTCGCCTTGGGAATACTGCAGGAGCAACGGCGTGGGTCGCTCCTGGCCTGCTTCATGGCATCGCTTAAGGAAAGCGTCGTGGTCGGATGGGAACCTGACCGTGCGACCCAGGCGTTCGTGCCAGGCGTTCGCGATGGGCACGAGCCTGGGATAAATCGACGTTCGCAGCGACTGAACCAACGATGGCAGCGGGTAGCTGAAGTAGCGGTATTCGCCCTTGCCGAAGCCGTGGCGCGCCATGACGACATGGCTCCTGAAGCCCTTGCCGCTCGCGTAGAGCGCTGCCATGTTGTCGCATTCGGTAGCATTCAGTAGACCAGGCAGGAGCGCCCAACCCTGCGCATCCAGGGACGCTGCCACCTCGGGCCAAGCAAAGGACTCCAGTCGATCGGTGTTGCGCGAGCCGCTCACGTTGTCACCCCTCACCTTTTGGAAAGGCAACATTCGCACGGCATCAGGCTGCGAACACTCCGAATCTTGCTATGAACCCAGTCGGCTCTGGCAGTTCTCAGCCAGGGAGAATCTTGGGATCGGCAACGATGACCTCGTGATCCCCATCGATAGCCCCAGGGCTGTCCGAGTAGTGATCGTGGTCTCGTCCGGTGCCGGACTCTTGTTTATCGGCCTGCGAGAGAAAGAAATGCGCGAGCGAGCGAAGCTGTTCCGGACCCGCGACGAAGGTGACCTCGTCCATGAACAACAACGTGTCAGGTACACCTGCCGATCGGCCAAAGACTTTCATAGTACGAGATCCATCCTTGTTTATTTGTAGATGTCTTAGTTCAATGCGCGCTGTGGTCGCATGCCCCGATGCGTTCTTCGCTTGCCAGCCAGTTCAACAGATCCTGGACAGTTACCAACGGAGGCGGCGTATTGGGTGTCCGCCTCCTAATCAGCACCTCTAGTGCGTCCTGAGCTTCGCCCAACTCCCAGCTGTCTACTTTGAAGATCGAGGCAAGAGTATCGCTCGGCCGCAGCTGACCGGGTCGAATATGGAGCTCTCCGGCAACGACCCTAAAAACATGTTCAAATAGCGCCAGGGGAACATCGGCCTGGGTCGTCGCATGCAAGCGTGGAAGATCAATATCCTCTCTTCCCGCGACCAGGCTTTTGCGGGGCCCTCTAGCGAGTGCGAATACCGACCCGAGAACAACAACGGCAAGGATGGCAGCGAGGGCATTCATGGACATAGTTTGCCTCAAGTACAGGCCACAGCACGTTAGCGGAACTACGGAAGGCATCAGGAGCTTGCCTTGACCAAGCTCGATCGGATCATCGACATTTTCTTCGCCACGCTTTCCGGCGGACTTCTGCTTGTCCTTGTACCCATCGCCATCGCGGGCATGAGCTATACCGCCGCCCCCCCCCCCTTGATAGGGATAGCACTAGGAGCGCTCGTGTGGGGGCATCTTAGAGGGTTCAATTGGGCCGCCAAGGCGACCGTAATGCTCCTAGTCCTGGGGAATATATTCGCCATTTTTGACTTTTTCCCTCCCTTTGGGGACGAAGTTCACCCGGGCCTTTCGCTCGGTGAACGGCTTCTCGGACTGTCGTTCGTAACCGCTGCCTGTGTGTCACTCATCGTCGTGCTTTACTTCCGCCAACGGTCCAGGGGCGCGGAGCCACGATGAACGTCAAACTTGCTACCCTTTCGTTCGCCCTGGCGCTGTCCATTCAGACCGCCAACGCGACCGACGAGGGTAGGACGAAGACGAGACGGAGGGCGAGACTGTGACGTCGAAAAGCCGCGGCGAGGCTGCGCTGACCATCGCTGAACGCGAGGCGTTCGAGGCATTGATAAGTTTCACCGTCAAGATGCGCGACCTGGGCTGGCCTTCCCTGCCGGGGCTACTGGGCGGTATGCAGCCCATCGACGGCTTTCCATCGGACCCAGGGGTTTGGGAAGATTGGCATCAGGTCATCATGTCGTTAGCTCAGGGCGTCGCCCGGCCCGGGGAACGCCGTCTATCGAGCGAGGCTGCCTACAAGGCCGTCTTTCTATTCCTCGGACGGCAGTTCCAGAAGCGAGGCATTGAAAGCCTCACGGAGGTGGTCGCGCGCCTTGAAGCCACCCCGCCAGATAGTCTCGCCCGTGAAGTCACGGAGGATTGGAACGATATTCTTCGACAGACACATCCGATGAATGACATTCCGAACCTACACGATGCGACGCTCATTTCCGTTCACGTCGACTGGGCGCAGAAAGGCGCTTGCATCCGAGTCCGGCACGGATGGCCGCCTACATTCAGTGACTTGACCTTGTCCGGCCTTCAGCGGATTTCATTGACGGCCTTGGACGAATGGGGGCCAAGCCTTCACATCCTCAGCGTCAGAACCGAACCGAATGACAAGTCCTGCCGGATTATCATCGAGATGCAAAGCGGCGACACGATCGACGCCACCGCTAAGTCCATCGAGTTTTTTAACGCACCTGAAGTGATGGACCCTTGATGCTCGATTGCTGAGACCGGACCATCAGTAGACCGAAAATAACCACGATGGCACCGGCATAAGCGTATTGGCCTCGGGCCACACCGACGCCAAACGGAAACCAGATACCAGGAATACCGAGCGCGTTCACTTCGGTGGCGAAGATGCCTACACCGATCAACACGGCAGCAAGGGCGGCGACGTAACCGACCCAGGTCCGTGTGCGCCCTACGCCAAGCGCGACGACCCAGATGTAGAACAATGCGAACGCCAGGCGAATCACGGTAATCGCACTATCGGCAACCGACGCGACGCCAGGCGCCACGCTCGCCCACGGACGTCCCAGCCACGCCAATATCACGTACGCCACCGTACACGCCACGACCGCAGGCAAAACCCAACGCTGGCGCGCGACATCGAACCAGTCGCGCCATGCCAGCACCCATGCGGCAAGCACGAGTGGCCTGAGCAATACGGTCACCAGGAAATCATAGGCGTGCAGGCTAAGCCACGGCGTCCAGTAGAACAGCACCTGGTTGATCCGCAGAGCCGCCAACAACAGAAGCGCCACAGCGAGCCAGCGGCCGCGCTCGCCACCACCCGGCACCCGTAGCGCCATGACCATGATCGCGAGAATGGTGAAAGCCAACGGTTCGACGGCGTCCGCGACATAGCCCACGAACGTCTTCAGCCACTGCACCTGATGGAGCTGCGCGATCGCATCGACCGTGCCAAGGGTTGGTGCGACATGGATGCCACCATTCTCCGGGCCCGCATCAAGCGGATCCATCCAGACGCGGAATGCGAGGTGGTACATGCGAGGCTCGCCAGGAGCGCCCGCGGGCAGCATGAACACGGTGGGACGTACGCCATACACCTTCGGAATAGGACCGCTAAAGTCGCCCGAAGTCCCCAACCGCACGCCATCAACGTAAAGCTCGTACGTCGAATCCACGAGCGTGGGTGCGGCCAGCGCAACAGGTTGACCACCGTCGACCGTCACAGACAGCCGGTACCACGCAAAGCCTGTGTAGTCGCGATGCCCCCGCTGACCCCAACCGACCACGTAGCCCGGCAGCCCGACATCGCCATCGTGAGCGTCGGGAGCCGCCGTCAGGTCCACGCTTTCCCACGAAGCATCATCAAAGGCCGGCGCCGCCCAGCGCTGGTCGTCGCCGATGTGGAATCGCCATGGGCCCGTTAACGGCACTGCCGATGTCCCGAGCGCGACGTGTTGCGCGGGCTGCTCCGCCGATGCAGCCCATGAAGGGAGCCCGAACAGGAGGGTCAACAGGCACAAGACAGGCAGGGTCGCAAACCAGCGCATGGACTCTCCAGGAGGCCGTCACGTGTGGCATGAAGCTTAGCGCCTCGAGCGGCGCGTGACGCGCGCTGCAGCTCGAACGCCTCCCGCTAGCCCGTGAAGCCCACAAGGTCGACCTTAGCGCCCGACGGCCGGCCTTGATCGTCCAATGAACCCCGAAAGTGCTCCCGATAGTCATCCGGAAGCACATGCATCGTGCGCATAAATGCACGACGCAGGGCTTGCTCATCTCCGAAGCCAGAGAGCACTGCAACGCGCTTCAGGGGCAACCCCGTCTCTTCCAACGCTCGCCGCGCCCCGTCGAGGCGCATGCCTTCCACTGCCTTCGCGGGCGTCATGCCCATGCGTTGCCGGTAGACGCGAGCGAACGTACGTGGGGCCATGCATACGCGCCCAGCGAGCTGTTCGACGCGGAGATCCGCATCGAGGTTGGCGGCCATCCAGGCATGTAGGTCACCGAACACATCGCCGCCCGTGGCCTGGGCGGCTAACGGCGAGCTGTACTGGGATTGGCCGCCTGACCGTTTCACAAAAACGACAAGCTGCCTGGCCACCTCAATGGCGACACGGTGGCCGTGGTCTTCTTCAATGAGCGCGAGAGTCAGGTCGATGCCGGACGTCACACCGGCCGACGTCCAGACCTGCCCATCCCGAACAAAGATGCTTTCCGCATCCACGTTCACCGCCGGATAGCCCGTAGCCAGACGCTTCGCCCATTGCCAATGGGTCGCCGCGCGGCGACCGTCGAGCTGGCCGGCCGCTGCAAGAAGGAAGGCCCCTGTGCAGATAGAACAGACTCGACGGCATTGGGCAGCCCGCGCCGCCACCCACTCCGAGACGGCCGGCGACACCTCGTAGGTGTCGTCCCGGCAGCCACCCGGGGCCACCAGGGTATCGATCGCAACCCCATCAAGCGACGACAGGGGTTCGCTCATGACCTGCAAGCCGGCACTCGTGGTGACCAGGCCGCCGGATTCCGAGGCGACTACCATGACGTAAGGCGTCGCCCGGCTACCTGACTGGAGACGATTGGCCGTGTGGAAGGCCTGCATCGGGCCAGTCAGATCAAGCACATTCATGTGCTCGTGCGCCAGGAGGACAACGCGCCGCAAGGAGGGAATGGATGCCACGTTAGCCTGCTCGGTCAGCGAGAGCGTTTCCAGGGAAACTCGAAGACCAGCGCAACGCCATCGGCCGTTGCCTGACCATACCGCTGCATGATGCCATCAAGCGCTCCGTCGAGCGCGGTGGCGGTCCGTTCTGTAGGGGGAACCACCGGCCTGCCCGCTATGCGTTGAGGAGGCGAGTCCGGCCATAGGGTGAGGCCATGACGCGTGACCACGGGACGCCCATCCGCAGTCGTCACGAAGGCGCGGCTGCGACCAGTCGATGAGTAAGCGTCGACGGTCAGCGCCAGGCTCACCTCGTCGATGCCGCCCGCAACTGCAATGACAATGAGGTCTTGCGTGTGCCACCACCGGTTCGTGTAGGCGACCTTGGCGAGAGGCCAGGCCGTGCCTGAGAGGTGAGGCTCAAACGCACTTGTATCGTGCACGGGCGACCAGTCATCCACGCCGAGGTCACGGGCAATGCGAGTAGACGCGGCACGCCCGTGGATCGCCTCAATCAAGGCGATCGACACCGGAACCGCCGCACTGACCCCGCTGGTGGAAATCCACGACCCATCGGCGAGGTAGCGCCGATCCCGCACCCAGCGTACCGATGGATACGACTTGATCCTGGCTGACTCTGTCGACCAGTGCGCAGTGGCAAATCGTCCCGCAAACAGCCCGGTCTGCGCGACGATCAACCCGCCATTGCAGATGCTCACCGTGGTCGCACCTTTGCCTACCTGCGACTTCAACCAGTCGATCAGGGCCTGCGAGGACGCCTGCGCGGGCACGACGACATAGTCGGCTCCCTCCGGCACCTGCTCGTCGAAGCCGTGCAACGTGCTCTGCCCCTGAATGCGCGGCCCCGGCTGGCCCATATCCGTAAACGTGGACAACGCGTCGTCGCCGGTGGTCACCACCTTGACGTCCAGCCCTTCGTCTCGGGACAGAATGCCGAAGGGCACGAGCAGGTCACTTAGCTCGGCGCCTTGGTTGTTAGCAACAATGGCGACTACGGGGCGGCTATGTCCCAGCCGACTTTCGTACTTCGGAAGAGATCCGGGCTCGGCCCCGGAGGACACGACCCGCTTAGCGGGCGCGCAGGCACAGAGGGCTGCCGTGGCAAGAACGAGCAGTTGCGCCAACAACCGGCCTATACGGGAATGTTCCATCGTGAAGCGCCACCAGAGATGAGCGCTGATTCTTGTCGGGCATTACGCCGCACGCCACGCCAGATGGGCATCATTTCCTGCCAGCCGATCGGGGCGGCTTCCAGATCGCGAAGGCACCACTAGCACGGCGCGGTCAGTGCCCCACCTGGGCCGTAGCGCCGCCTGGCTGACCCACAGGGCCATTGGGACAGGGATTTCCTGGGAGCTTGCTATAGGTGGCGTTGCGTTGCGTGCGTGTGGACGTGAACGTCAAATTGCCCTGACCATCAGGCTTGAGGATGAACCCGATGGGCCCCTTTCCGGGAAGCATTAGCCGGGTAAACATTTCCCCATCAAACACATGCACCCTCCCACGGACATCCACGCGGCAGCCGATGCCCTGCATGATGTATGTTCCATCCGCTTCGATGCCAAAGGTATCGGGCGGCATCGGATCCTCGTTTCGCGATACCTTCCAGTAGCCGACCATCCAGGGTTCGATGCCCGGGTGTGGCGAGGTGGTTCGCGCATGCGAAGCAACATGCACGGATGCAAGGAGCGTGATCAGCACTAGGCCCGAGCGATGAACAAATCGCCATCTCATATCGTCAATCCTCTGTGACACGCGCTTAGCACTTCACAACACTCGGCCTAACTCCCACTGCCAACTCGATGGCGTCAAGCAGTTGGCTAGCGACCGTCTCAGGCAGACTCATCGTATGGCCTGTGATAGCACCGTTTCTTCGAACATACACCCGCCGCGATGTTGACGGCGCCCCACGCCGGGGGAGTCGAATGTGCAATGTCACGTCCGCGCCTTCACCCAAGGTAAGCACCCTGCTCTTCCCGATAGGAAAGGAGAATGCCAAGTCCTGGAGAACCAGGTCGCCACGCACGACCTTGATGGACTGCCGACGAATCCAGACCCACAGAACGACGACCGCCAAGCCCCCGCACAGAAGCAGTGCATGACGCCACCCTGCGATAACTAAGAAGCATCCGAGCCCAACGCAAACGAACGTCTGAAGCAGACGCCTCTCGTACGCACAGATCCATTGGGTATTCACATCCATCGCCACTCCTCTCCCGTTACTTGGGAGCCCGAGCGGTCGAAGTGCCCGACCCGATTGATTCGTGGCCACCGAACCTTACCCCTGGCCCAAGGACTCCCACGAAGACAAGGAGGACGACCAGAGCCCCGACAAGCCACGCTGTAGCGCGGCCAATGGTCGCCCCGATGGGCAGCCCATCGTCTTGCACCATGGCAGCAATGGCCGGTAAGCCTGCCATGCAGACAAAACCGCCGCTCACGCCAGATAGCAGCACGAGGCTGGGAATGGGGTTCAATGCAGCCCCGAGGACGAACAAGACGCTACCGGCGAGATAGGCCGGCCAAAGCAAAGACGGCAGGCTGCCCGCGCTGATCCCGGAGGCCCGCAGTCGTTGCGCCAACGCGGCCGCGGCGACCCGCAGGCTAGCGTAATAGCCCAGAGCTCCTACCATGCCCATCCCGATGCGCCAGGCGACGTGCGGCTCAAGCCCACGCGTCGCGGCGGCGAGATCGCCGAAATCCAGCACACCGGAATACACGCCATAGCCAAACCCGTTCAGCAGGTTCACGACGCCAAACAGCCAGACGAAGAAGGCGCCAGGCCCAAAACCGGCACCACGACGAAACCAAATCATCGTGACGACACCCAAGACGACGTTGAGTGCCGGGCCGGCTAATGCAATCCAGGGGTTCGTCGCATCCGTGCTTAAGGCGACCGTCGATATAGAAAGAATGCTCACGCCGGAGGAAAGCAACGCGGCAACCCCGTGCCCGAGCGCCTCGTGCGCGACATCGACCGCGGCGAAGGCCACGATGCCGATAGCCGCAGCGACCACCCACTCCTTGTGCCCCATGGCCATCCTTTTCCTCCCCTTGGTTGTGGGGGATTCTAACCAGAGGATGGAGGTGTTGCGCGTTGCCCGCTAGATCGGCAACGGCTGCTGCGGGATCCACGAGGCGAGGACCATCGGGGCCTTCTCATTCCCCGGGATCACCGGCACCCGTACGGTCTGCAGGACCGCCCTCGCGGCGCCCTGCCGGCGCACGACGATGGTGAGGTGATTGCCGGTCCGGTTCCATCGGACCAGGTTGGTGGGGTCAACCGTATCCAGACAGGCGCCGTCCTCGTAGAGGGCCAGGCCGAACTGCTCGTGTGCTTCCACTACGTCCATGCCCATCCCCCAGGTCATAGCCTCACGGCACGGGCGATGATCTCAACGACGGGAGCGCCTGTCTGTCAGGCAAGGCTTACACCGATTCGGACACGCCACCCGCGGCGTTTACCGCCGGCGTCCGTCGATGCTGATCCGGCCCGCACCGAATGCAGCCACATAGAGCATGCCGCCGCAAATCGAGACGTTCTTTAGGAAATGGATCAGCTGGTTCTGGTCGGCGAAGTTGTGGTGGAACGCCAGTGCCGTGCCCAGTGAGAAAACGGCAAGAATCAGCCCGACCGGCCGAGTCAGGAAGCCAACGAGCAAGAGCGTGCCGCATCCGAGCTCAACGGCAAGGGCGATGGCATACCCCACCTCCGGCAGCGGCAGGCCGACCGACTTGATGTAGGCGATCGTCATGGCCGGGGCGGCGAGCTTGCCGATGCCGGAGAAGAGGAAAAGCACGCTAAGCAAGACGCGGCCGAGTGCCGTGGTCCACTGCTGTGCCGGGGTGATTGCCGCTGGGCCGCTGGATGGGGAAAAAATGCGCGCACTCATAAAAGGTCCTGTGGTTGGAGATCGGGCCTTACTAGCCCGGACCGTTTATCCCACAGGTGAAGCGCCCGTTGATTGGAGTATCCACGCGGCGCCTTTCAACCCTCTGGCTCAGCCCTTCTTTAGGAAGCACACCTTGAGCACGAGACCCTTGATCTTCTCCGAGTTCCCCTCGATGTGCTCCGCATCGCCCTCTACCAGGCGGATATTGCGGATGACCGTGCCTTGCTTGAGCGGGATGGAAGAGCCTTTGACCTTCAGGTCCTTGATTACCACGACGGTATCGCCGTTGTTGAGCACGTTGCCATGAACGTCGCGCACCGGAGCCTCACCCTCTTCGGTATTGGAAGCGTGTTCGGGCCATTCGTGGGCGCAATCGGGGCAGATATACATGCCACCATCGCTGTACGTATTTTCCATGCCGCACATGGGGCAAGCTGGAATGCTGGGCGCGTTCATGGGTAGATCCCTTAAAAATAAAGCAGGTATGACACTATTGCCGCGAAAAATGCGCTGCGAAGAAATATCGAGAAGCGAGGCGTCGTTAACTATCGGCGCGATTATACGTCGTCCGCTTACCGCTTGGCGGCACGCCGCCGCGACGAAGAAACAGGAGGCGTCCGGTACGGCCGTTCAAGGCAGATCGCGGACAAGTCGCGCTTCTTCGGCACCAGGGTGGATTTGCGCTGCATCGGGTCTTTCATCCGCCGAATGTCGTACCAGACCTCGTCGTCTTCGACCTCCGATCCCAGGCTCATCAGGTCCGTAACCCCGACAAACTCGATGAATACCTTCGCACCCTCGTCGTTCTTGAACGCGGATTCACCCTCCTTTCCCCGCTGCATGGCCGCCTTGTAGGCGAGCTCTGCAGTCTCGGTTTCGATGAGCAGAATGCGCTCTTCAACAATCCGGAAGCCACCCGGCTTATCGTCTTCGGACCGGAACTGGAAAAGCAGCTTCGCCGCATAGCGTCCGTCAGGCGTTAGCGAAGTAAGGGGCATTTTATGAAGTCTCCTCATAGCTAATCGATTTCGATGCGTCGGCAGACCGAGGAGCCCCTACGGCCATCGCCTCGCTCCCACTTGGTATCCTAGGGTGCCACTGACGACTCATCACCTCAAAGGAACTGATATGCAGGTTATCGATCACGAGCCGTCCGCCTGGTTCCTTTTCAGCGAGGACGATCAGCTGTTTCTCGATGTGTCATGCAATAACGGCCCCGTTGGTTATAGCGTGCTCATCCCCCTCGACGCGAATGAACACGCGAAGTTTCAGGCTGGCGG
This genomic interval carries:
- a CDS encoding DUF4288 domain-containing protein — protein: MPLTSLTPDGRYAAKLLFQFRSEDDKPGGFRIVEERILLIETETAELAYKAAMQRGKEGESAFKNDEGAKVFIEFVGVTDLMSLGSEVEDDEVWYDIRRMKDPMQRKSTLVPKKRDLSAICLERPYRTPPVSSSRRRAAKR